Sequence from the Paenibacillus riograndensis SBR5 genome:
GCTCCGGTTGATCAAAGCTTTCTGTTCGCCCTCTTCCGGTCAGGAAGGACCACGAACAACAGATAACAAATGAGGGGTGTAGGAATTCCGGTCAACCCCCATATCCCCCAAAACCAAGCCACTCTGCCCCGGCCGCGCTTCTGGGCATTACGAAATATTAATGTTCCTTGCAGCAGCAGCGCTGCAGCCAGACAACCCCACAACCAATAAGGCACGTCCTGAAGCTCTTTCACTCTTCCGCATCCTCCCGCCGCAGCCTAAGCCGGACCACTGCCAGGCAACCGAGCCCAGCGATTGGTACAGCCGCCTGCAGTATCCAGTAGATCACTGGCGCTAATCCCAAGCTAACCATGACAATGCTCACCATGAATAGCGCGACAAGCAAGAACATCTGGAGCTCTCTGCGGCGCTGATGCTGTCGGCGGAGAGCTTCCTCGGCAATAAGCCGCTTAAGTCCCGGCAAAGATGGCGGCGAAATGTCATCATACTGCGCATCCAGACGCTCAAGATCTCCTGACAGCATCTGCAGCAATTCATCATCCTTCTCAGTGTTCATCATCACTCAGCTCCTTTCGCAGTTGATTGAGTCCTGCTGCCACACGCGATTTGGCAGTGCCCGAAGGAATCTGCAGAATATCCGCGATCTCTTCATACCCGTAACCGTAATAGTGCTTAAGCAGCACCGCCATTCGCTGGACAGAACTCAGCCGTGAGAGCGCATCAAGCACTTCGCTCCACTCCAGGTTCCGGCTCTCAAAACGCCAGCGGATGGACCGTACACCCTCTTCCTGGCGTTTCCACTTCATTTCAAGCTTCCATCGGCGCTTCCTGTCAATATACAGCCGGGTAGCAATAGTAATCAGCCACGAGGAAAAAGACGAAGCTCCGTTATAGGTTCCGATCTTCTCCATGCACCTGACCATGGTATCCTGGGCAAGTTCCTCTGCGAGCAAAGGGTTCATGGTAGCCTTGACCAGGTATTTGTAGAGAAAGGCATAATGTTCCTGCAGCAGTACAGCCAGCGCGGAAGCATCGCCGTGCTGCGCTCTGATGATCCGTTCGTGCGTCCCGTCGCTCATCTGCTCCTCCATCTGTAGCTTTCATTCATTTGTAATACGGCTATGTATGGTTAATCGTTCATTCGCGGTCTGAATTATTTTGCAGCTCCCATAGTCTGCGCCGCCAGGGCTGAATCGCCCCTTTGCCGTGTGGGAAGCTCCAGAAGAGACATTCCTTCTTATCCTGCCCGCCCGTAGTAGAAATCGGCGCTTTATGCGCCTCTTCTTCATGCACTTCCTCTTCAGTATCTTTCATCCATTCCGCCCCCTAAACCCCTTATCCCGAAAAACAGACAAAAAAAGAACGCAAACCGGGATTATTCCACAGTCTGCGTGCTTCGCGAGGTTAAATGTTACATTTAATTAACATTATACTATCAACTTTGTAGTCACTTGTCCATCAGTTTTTTGTTCTAAAATGTCGATTCCGGCAGAAGCGGATCATTACATGGGAACGTAAGGATTACATTGCCGCTCAAAACCGATCGTTGTCCGCGGCCCATGGCCGGGAAATACTCTGACTTCCTCATCCAGGCGGTACAATTTGTTCCGGATGGAATCGATAAGGTCCCGTTCCCGGCCTCCAGTCAAATCGGTACGTCCGACCCCCAGTTTAAAGAGCACATCACCAGAAAAGAGATCACTGCCGCATAGGAAGCTGACGCTGCCGGGAGAATGCCCCGGCGTATGCATCACACGGAAGGTGAGTCCCAGCAGATTAAGCACCTGGCCATCTGCCAAATCATACTCGGCAGGTTCGGTGCTGATGGGCGGCGTAACATCGGGCCACATCAGCGAGCCATTCAGCTTGGGGCTGCCGAGCCATTCGCTCTCCAGCGTGTGTAAGTACACCGGACATTTCTTGGCCCGGCGGATCTCGTCAAGCCCGGCAATATGATCGAAGTGGGCGTGGGTCAGCAGAACAGCTTCAATCTCCATTTCCTGGGCAGCGCGCAGAAGAGCCGCGGGATTCGCACCGGGATCAATGATGACACCGCGTCCGGGATCCGCCCCGGTAAGCAGATACGCATTCGTCTGAAGGGGACCCAGATTATAGGAACGAATATTAAGCATCGCTTTTTAGAATCCGGAGATCAGGCTGCGCAGCTCTTTGGCAATCACTGCGTGCGACTCCGTTCCTTCCCCGTAAGCTTGGCCCATCGCCTTGCGGACTTCGGCGATTTTGCTCTCATAGTCAGGTGCCTCACGGTCCGGATTCTCCCGCTTGAACTCCCTCATCAGCGATTGCACATGCTCCGGACGGGGACCCCAGTGGCCCAGTACATAACCGCCTGTATCGGCAAAAATAACGATGGGCACTGATCTTCCGCCCATAGTCAGGAAATCATCCATTACGTCCTGATTTTCTTCCAGAATCAGAACCTCGGTTTTGATCCCTGCGGTTTCCAGAATGCGGAACACCACCGGCACATTGCGCACAACATCACCGCACCAGTCGGCAGCCAGTATCAGCACGCGCAGATCGTCCCGGTGATTCAGACTTTCAAAATACGCACGGTCATCCTGATCTTCCCAGGCGAATTTTTCGTACCACGATTCAAAAGCCTGCTGGTTCTTCGTCATACCTTCCACGAACTGGCGCGGAGTAAGGCCCTGACCAAACTTATGAGCTACATTCTGCTTCATACTGCACTACCTTTCTTCTTGGATTTGTACCACTTGAACAGGAAGTATATAACTATAATAGCAATGGCCGCTAGGATCAGCTCATGGGTGTACTTGGCGGCTACTTCATCAATGGTTTCCCACTTGTCGCCAAGTGTATAGCCCAAATAGACAAACAGCGCACTCCACGGAATTACGGCAAGTGTAGTCAGCAAAGTGAACTTGCCCAGCGGCATGCGCGAGATCCCGGCAGGAACCGATATGGCATGCCGCACAACCGGAATGAACCGGGCGGTGAATATGACGCCTGTGCCATACTTATTGAACCATTCTTCGGAATGGTCAATATGTTTTTTCTTGATAAAAATGTACTTTCCGTATTTCTCCAGCACGGGTCTGCCGCCATAACGGCCAATCCAATACACAAATATCTGGGCGATAACTCCGCCAACCGTACCAAAAAGCACCGCACCAAAATAATTAATTTCCCCCTGCGAGACCAGATATCCGCCAAAGGCCAGCACAATTTCACTTGGGATAACCTCAATCATAAGCCCGATCATAATCCCGAAATACCCAAGACTCTGAATCCATTCAAACAAATGCGAGATCAGATCAGAAATAACGTGCAAATGCAGCTCCTCCTCCCGTTTTTTCGCCGAATTCGCTTACGCCTAATTAAGGCTCTTGGCGATTCCGCTCTATGTACCCAGCTTCTCCTAGCCTATTCTAGCATATGCGGGCTTACGACTTCTACTTAAGGGAAACTGAAAATCCCTCCGGCAAGCAGGAAGCAGGCGCCTCTCCTTAAATAAGCACGGTGCCGTTCCAGCAAAAAAACGAAGGGAATTTATGACAAGATAAATATTCTTGTATTTAAAAATAGACGATTGACATAACTGTTCCGGAATACTTATTATATATTTAGATAATTATTTAAATATTGAAAGGCCGGATGAACATGAACGAATCCTTCAAGGCGCTGGCTGACCCGACCCGGAGGCAGATCCTGCGGCTGTTAAGGGAAAAGGATCGTACCGCCGGGGAGATCGCCGATTATTTTAATATGTCCAAACCCAGCATCTCGCATCATCTGAATGCTCTGAAGCATGCGGGACTGGTGCAGGACGAACGTCAGGGGCAATTCATTCTGTATTCGCTCGATACGACCGTGCTTGAAGAGGTGCTAGGCTGGTTCCTTGAGTTCACAGGTACTGGAAAAGAGCGCGAAACACATGGCCGCACAGAGTCCAAACCCAAACCGGTTAAGGATACACACAAGGAGGTTGATTGATATGAAAGACTTTAAATGGAAGTGGCAGGACACAGTGATTGTCATTCTGGGCGTTCTCTCGCTGGGTTATGCGCTGGCCAATTACGGCAAGCTGCCCGACCAGCTGCCTGCCCATTTTGACATCAGGGGAGAGGCCGACCGTTATTGGAGCAAAGGATCGGTTATCGCTTTTACAGGCTTTCTGGGCCTCATTTTCCCGCTGGCGATGCAGTTCATCAAAAGCGTTGATCCAAAGAAAGAGAACTACAGCAAATTTCAAAATGCCTACAAAATGATTCGTCTGGCAATCGCGGCTTTGTTCGATGCTATGCTCGTGCTGACCGTCTCTTACGGTCTGAATCAGAATATTCCTGCCGGCAAAATAGCTATGGTCGCTATTGGCCTGCTGTTTATCGTGGTCGGCAACTTTATGCCGCAGATCAGAGACAACTATTTCACAGGTATCCGCACTGCATGGACACTCGCCAGCCCGGAGGTATGGCGGAAGACGCACCGCTTCTCCGGTGTGATGTGGATGATCGGCGGTCTGCTGATCGCGCTGGGAGCATTTTTACCACAAAGCCTGTCCATCAGTATGATTATTGCCGCGCTGGTGATTGCCATCATCCTGCCCTTTGCGTATTCGTGGCTGATCTCATCCCGCACCAAGGCTTAAAGCCATCTTATTTATTTCGCAATCTGAAATGGTTCCAAAAGGCAGTCCTCTTTAGTGGAAAAAGTATCACTAATCGAACCGATTGGGCCCATGAAGGTACCCTATGTGGGAAAAAGTATCACTAATCCGGCTGAAATCACCCTTATGGAGTAAAAACCCAGGAATTAGGTGTACAAAATCCCACTAAAGGTTGTTGCCGACAGGATTTCAGCGAATTAGTTTTACTTTTTCCACTTAGCTTACGTTCTCCAATGCAACTTCGAGGTTCAATGATAGATATGGGGACGAAAAAACCCACAAAGTCAAGGCTCAACTTCCGGCTCGGTGCCCTCCCCGCTTACAGGAAGCATTGCCGTCCGTAAATAGCATGCAGCAGCACGTGCTTCCGTCAGCCGAAGGTCTATGCCTTCGGCTTCTTTTTGGGCGCCAAACCGGCGGTCATTATGCTGCAGCCCCTTGCTGCCTTCTTGTTCAATCAACAGACGGTACTCCCGCAGCAGCTCCAATCCGGCATCGGCGCTCTGGAGCGCCCCTAGCTCATCCCCGTCCTTCAGTTTCCGTACACTCATATCCAGCATTCCTTCGGCTGCTTCTACCCGTTTGACTACATTAAAAACATCCAGTGCTTCCCCTTTGCGCACCCGGTACAGAGCCGTTCCCGGATGTTTTCCGCGCATGGCCCGTTTAGCGAGTTCCCAGTTCAAAGCGGCATCTTCCGGAGCATAGCCCAGAGCCTTCCGGAGCAGGGCGCTTCCCTCCGGCTCCGGAAGCATCCGGGATAAAGCCGCAGCGGCCTTCGGCTGACGGGGGTTCCACTGCAGGGATTGCCGCAGCAGGGATATCCTCTCTTCTCTGTGGGAAGCACCCGCCGCCTGCTTATATAACGACTCCCCTTTCATCATTTGAAAGGACAACACAGACAGCGCTAGAGTGACGCCGCAGAGCAGTGTCACTAACGAAACTCTCAACAGAGGATGCTGCACTGCAAAAGGTACCAGCCGCCAGGGGTCTCCAGTGATAGGCGGCGACTTGGCAGAGACGAGGCGTACCGGTGAGTTGTCTGCGGCTCCAGCTGGCGCAGCGTGTAAAGGGAGCGGAGCTGCTGGCGCGAGGCCAGGCTCTGCTGCCAGACTTCCGGGGCCGCCTGTGATGGGCAGCGACTTGACAGCTATGTCGCGTACCGGTAAGTTGTCTGTGGCAGCGTGGTGAAGCTTCTCGGCACGGGCAAGCGCCGGCAGCAGGAGCAGCAGCAGCCAGACAAGGCCGTAGCTCCAGTCAAAATCGACGGCGCTATGCAGGGCAAGCGCCAGCAGGGGCGGCAGCAGCCTTGGCGCCCCTGCCGCCACCAGCCATCCTGCGGCCAACAGGAGCAGCAGGATTACCGCAAGGCCGACGCCTCCCAGGTTCAGCAGGAGGTCCAGGTAGCCGCTGTGCACCTGGCTGCCCACGTAGGGGCGGGACTGGGCGGCGAGATACGTGCTCCGCCAAGTCCCGCCCCCGCGCCCCAGCCAGGGCGCTTCTGCCGCGAGCTTCCAGGCATCGCGGTAGAACAGGCCGCGAGCGGCGACCGTCGATGACGGTCCGGTGATCCGCTCGCTCACCTGCAGGAGGACGGCGCTGCCCGCAGCCGTCCAAAGTGCCGCCGCCAGCGCTGCCCTGGCGGCATGCCACCCGCCTGCCGCGCCAGTCCGGCGGCGGCACAGCCAGGCGCCGCCAAGCAGCGCGGCGCCCCACAGTCCGGCCAGCAGAAGCAGGCCGGACACCGGCTCTACCGCCAGCCCGGTCCGGGCCAGCTGGCGGTAAAGCCATGCCGCGGCGGCCACAGGCGCGGCACCGGCAAGCAGAAGCGGCATGCAAAGCTGCCGCTTCCAGAGCAGGGCCGCGGCAGAGGCCAAGGCCGCGGCCAGCCACGCGCCGCGCGACTCGCTGAGCAGCAGCGCGGCGGCGCAGGGGAAAAGCGGCAGCATGCGCAGCAGCTGCCGCCCTCCTGCGCTACTGCACAGCCCGCTCAACTTTCTAATCCGTTTCTTGCCGCTCTGCTCCCACTCGATAATCCTGTGCGCAACGCCCCGCTCTCTCTGCATGTTTCTCGACCCGCTTATCCCCTTCTCGCCGCTCCACTCCCACTCAATAATCCTGTGCGCATTCCCCCGCTCTCTCCGCATGTTTCTCCACACGCTAGTCCCTGTCTTGCCGCTCCGCTCCCTAATCCCCTGCGCAGCCTCCCGCTTTCTGCCCTTCCGAGTACCTTCCCGCCCGCTAGTGCCGTTTTTCCCGCTCCGCTCCTTAGTTCCAGCGCCACGTTCTGCCGCCCGGGACTGTGCCCGCTGCACATGGACCGCAGCGGCAAACAGCCGCTCCAGCAGGAATACAGCCATGACCACCCCAAAGGTATTCGGATACTGCAGCAGGCCAGCCAGTCTGGCGCCTGTGGCGCTGACTTCAGGCGCTGCGGTGTATGCTACCGCATAGGGGAGCTTCAGCTGAGCGCATACTGCAAGCAATGCGCTTAAGCTGAGGGTCATTCCCGTCACATGCCAAATTGCCGCAAGAAGCCGTGCACCTTGGCGGTCAGCCGCACAGAAATAGGCCAGTAGGGCAAAAGTGGCATAAAATGCCCAGCGCAGCAGCTCATCCGCTGTATCTTGAGCAGACACTGGACCACGCAGACCCGCCCACGCGTATAGGACAAAGATTGCCAACGGGCAGCCCAGCAGGATCAGAGCCGGCTTATTCACCACAGCGATCTTAAGGACATGATCCCTTCCTTCATCATTGCGCGATGCAGATACTGCCTGGCCCCAGGCGCAAAAAATCCCGCACAGCACCAGCCACACTGTGAGAAACGGATAGATCTCTCCGGCAAAAAACATCCCCCTCAGCAGGGAAGCTGCCATGACCGCAGCGAATACTGCGCCTGTACAAGCGAAGACCAGCGCTTTTTTCTGGCTGTCCTGGTTATTCAATCTCATTCGGATTTCCCCTATATGAGTCAAGTTACCTCTAGTATTTCCAGAATATGCATAAACCAAAAGGCAGCACAAACAGGACGAACCTGCTCCCGCGGGGAAGCGGCCGTCCTGTCATGGCATTAATGATTCATCGTATGAAAGAGATTAGCCCTGCACTGTGCTTTCACCCGGCAGCAGATCAGTGCAGACGCGTTCAAGATACGGCTTCGCACCGAGAAAATCACGGAATGCGCTGTATTCGCGCCATTTGGCGGCATTGTCTCCGCTTGCGCCTTTGACCGCACGGATCAAAATGTTCTTCGGGGTATGCTCCATGTCAATGAACTCCAGCAGCTGTGTGCGGTATCCCATAAGGTCGAGCAGCTTCGCCCGGATCGCGTCGGTTGCGAGGGCTGAGAAGCGCTCCTTCAGGATGCCATGCGACAGCAGCGGATTCAGCACCCCGCTTTCGATCTGGGCAAACAGCTCATGCTGGCAGCAGGGAACAGACAGAATCACTGAGGCACCCCAGCGGACCGCTTTTTCCAGTGCTGCATCGGTTGCAGTATCACAGGCATGAAGCGTTACGACCATATCCACCTGCTCCAGCTCGTTGTAATCCGCGATATCCCCGACCAGGAAACGGAGTTTGCCGTAGCCGAGCTTGGCCGCAAGCGCGCTGCAGTGCTCAATCACATCGGCTTTGAGATCAAGCCCGACAATATTCAGCTCCCGCTGCTCGCGAATGGCCAGGTAGTGATACAGTGCAAAGGTCAAGTAGGATTTGCCGCAGCCAAAATCCACAATGGTCAGCGGACGGCCGGTTGGCAGATCGGCCAGCACATCCTCTACCATCTCCAGGAAACGGTTGATCTGACGGAACTTATCGTACTTCTTGGCCAGCACCTTTCCCTCGCTGTTCATAATGCCCAGTTCAACCAGAAACGGCACCGGCTCGCCTTCATCCAGCACATACCGCTTGCGACGGTTATGGTCCAGATTGGGCGCCTCCTGCTTGCTCGGTGATTTGGTCAGGATGGATACCTTATACTTTTTACTGATCAGCACTTGATAATCAGCCTCGACGGTACAGAGCAGCCCCTGACGAAACTTCTCTCTAAACAGCGACATTAATTCCGCCGCCGCAGACTCCGCCGGAATATTGCGGTGCTCGACCTTGGGACCGGTATAGTAGGCAAACTGGTAATGCAGCTTGCCCTTTAATTCAACGGGCTTCACCTGCACCTTGGTGTAGGTGGTTTCACCTTTGCTTCGCAGCTGGCTAAGAGTTGCCGTAATCAGTGTACGGCCGCTCATGACTTGTTCAATCAAAGCATTTAAAGATTCCACAGGGTACATCTCACTTTCGCCAAATAGAAGATAATTTATAGTATGATACTTAAGGTCTGCACGCATTCTATTGCACTTTATGCAGCAGATGCCCGATAAATCGGCTGTTAAACGGGATCTGTTGCAATCTCTGCAGTAGAATCCCCTGGAAAAGTTGTTTTTGGCCTAAAATCCGGTAATACATTGCACGAAATGCAGTAGAATGTGATTCATCGCTGAATCTTGGGCAATTCTATTGCAGAAAGTGCAGTCATGCAACAATTTCTCTGTTGTGATCTGTTGTGAACGCTACGGATTATAAGTTCAATCTATATAGTATAGCATTTTTTCAGCTGCAAAATTGCAGTCCGCGCAAGGCATCATTACTGTCTGACAGCAGCCGTACGTCTTTCCCATTCTTTCAGGCCGTCTCTGACCTCTTGTTCGGGAAGTCCGCCGAGTTCCAGTTCTTCCGGACTTTTCAGCAGCAGCCGGCTGTACAGTTCTTTGCCTTCCTGGACAACATCCTCTCCTTGCTCCCACAGCCTGTAGAGACTGTCTTCCGCCTTGGCGTAGCGCCCGAGCGATTCCATGTAGGACAGCAGCAGCCGCTCTGTTTTTGCCGGCAGACTGTATGCCTGGGTTTCTCTCAAAAGCTCGTCGATATCAGCGGGCATTTGCAGCAAAGTACGGTCAGCACCATGCAGATCAGCATACAAAAACAGATGCAGTGACCTCATGGCTCTGAACAGCCCTGCGTCCTTGTCTCCCGCCGCTGTATAGATGGCTCCTTCCTCCTTAAGCAGCCGGGCCACACCCTGAAGCTTATCGGATTCCACAACGCCCCCCAGCAGATACATATCAATAATATCCTCTACGGATAATGAATTCAGCAGCCGGGAATTCAGGCGGAAATGCCGGATCAGCAGCTCGTCAACCTCCCACAGGGCTTCGGTTGTCTTTTTCTCCTGCTTAAGCGTCATTACCTTGGCGACCATTGCGGTCATGTCCTCAATCATCCGCACGATGTAATCTCTCCGGAACATATTGCACACTCCTTCCATAGCTGCAGCACCTGGACTGCAATTCTTCCTTCAGCGGCCAGCTTTTTAAGACTGCCCTTGGGATTCATCTTAAACCATTACACCGCTTAGCGCTACTTGGCAAGTCGGAGCCATGCAGCAGCTCATTGCAGCGATTGTCTGTTGACAGATCTGCACAAGATGGAATACACTGCCATCAATACGATCTGTAATCCAGATCGAACTAAATTGCAGTACGGACTGATTCCAGATAGGAGGATTTACAGATGAATGAAGATAAGGAATATCAAGCTTCCATCCAGCGCCAGCCTCTGAAGGTGTCCCCCGAACAGGAAAAGCTGCTGGAAAGTGCACTGCGGATCAAGATCATGCATCTGCTGGCTGCAGAGCCCCTGACCTCCAAGCAGGTTGCCGAAAAGCTGGAGAAGACTCCGGGGAATGTCCATTATCATATCAGCAAGCTGTTTGAGGGCGGACTGCTGGAGCTTGTCCGGACAGAGGCTGCCGGAGGCATTATCCAGAAATTTTACCGTTCAAAGGCCACCTGGTTCCGTGCGGAAAATTTCAGCGGTTTTCAATTCCGGGCGGAGGATCAGGTGGACCATTTCACTACAAGACTGACCTTATCCCCGGAAGAGCTGGAGAGCTTCCGGCGGGAGATGATGGATTTCATTTCCTCCTGGGAATCCAGGGTTACCTTGGGGACTGAATATGGCGTTGACATCGTCATCGGACACTTAAGGACTCCTGAGCCGGAGGTGAACCCTTAGAGATGATGCCTGCAAGCACTTCTGAATCAGGTAAAACCAATCCGTTCCGCGGGTTTGCCGCACCTTTTGCCAAATCCCGGGCGTTCCCCTTTTTGTGGCTGGGACATCTGATTTCTTTCCTGGGAAGCTCAGTAACTATGGTTATTCTCCCTGTCCTGGTCTATTCCCTGACCGGATCTACGACAACCATGGGTGTCGTAATGGCTGTCTACATGCTGCCCAACATCCTCATGCTGCCGGTCTCCGGACACATTGTGGACCGTTATGACCGGGTGGGGATCATGATGCTGGCCGATATTTTCCGCGCTTTAATCATGCTCGCTACGGCCGTGCTGGCCTTGACCGGACTGCTCAGCATTCCGTTATTGCTGATATTAATCGGCTGCTATGGCCTGCTTGACGGCCTCTTCCAACCGGCATATGCGGCGGTCCGGGCTACTGTATTTACACCGGACATCCGGGTCACGGCAAACTCGGTAACCCAAATAACTACACAGACCGTCCGTTTGATCGGTCCTGCTCTCGGCGGGCTGCTTATCACTCATCTGTCGGCAGGAATCGGCTTTGGGCTCGATGCTTTTACGTATGTGTTCTCATTCATATGCTTAATTTATTTGCGCAGAGCGCTGATTGCCAGAGTGCGGACTGATGCATCCGGCACGGCCGGGTCCATGGCCGCTCCGTCCCCCTCAGCCGACTGGAAGCAGGATTTCATGGAGGGGCTTGCCGTGCTGCGCAGCCACCCCTGGCTCTGGATCACCATTCTTGCGTTTTCATTTATCAATATCTGTTATGGCGGAATTACGAGCATTCTGGTTCCGTGGCTCTTTAAAGTCCAGCATGGCTGGGACCCCTACCTCTATGGGCTTGCCGTCACTTGTTCCGGTGCCGGAGCCATCCTTGCCGGCCTGATCTTCGGGACCCGGCAGAGATGGAGCCGCCGCGGCCTGATGGCTTATGGCGGAGCTTTTATTAGCGGGGTGTCTCTCCTTCTCCTTCCCTTCGTTCCCAGTGCGGCGGGTGCTGTGATTCTTTTCTCCCTGGAGGGCTTCGGGCTCATGGTATTTATGCTGATCTGGGAGATCAGCATGCAGGAGCTGGTTCCGCAGGAAGCATTCGGGCGTGTAGCAAGCCTTGATCTCCTGGGCTCCTTCGCCCTGCTGCCGGTCGGCTATATTCTGGTCGGCTGGCTGGCCGATCTGATCGGCGGTGTAGCAACCATTGCCATCTTTTCGGGGCTGGGCATGGCCTGCATTGCGCTCGTGCTGAGCATTCCGGCTATCCGTAATTTCCAGTAATATACATTAGGCAGCCGTTTTAGATTTCAGTTTAGCGTTGCCTGTAGAACCCTTTATGAATCCTTCGGTAATTCCAAGTGGAAAAAGGATAACTAATTCGCCCGGGTACCCTGTTCTCCGCAGCTGAAGTGGAAAAAGGTTAACTAATTTAGCTGATTTCGCTCCTTACGCAGTCATACGACCCAATTAAGTTTCCTTTTTCCACTTAAATCTCATAATTATTGATTTTGGGGTGGAATAAGTTTCCTTTTTCCAACTATATAGAGTGAACTTAAGATATTTACATTAGGGACTTCGTCGGGACTCCGGAGAATGTTTGGACTTCCGGCCGCTGCCCTTCTGCAGATTTCTTGATTGTTACCGCTGTTCGCGGTGGAAATCCGCAGACTGCCTATGCTTTCGATGAGAGCTTTCCTACGGAAAGCTTTTAGGCGGACGCATTCGCTCCGTAAGTATCCAAACTTCCCCTCCATCCCTTTTCCCTTTTGTTCGTTTTTCAAGTTCGCTTTATATAAATAAGTTGAACTATAGTTTATCATTGTGGGGTATGGTCATAATAAAAAGAGGCAGTCCCGTTCCGTCGGGTGCTGCCTCTTTGGGGTGTTCTCTGCAGGATTTTGCCCCGCATAAGGTCTCTGATTATTTGCGCACAGCCGCATGCACATAGTCCTTGATGATTTCGGCCAAACGTTCAGGTGCTTCGTACATGCTCATATGCCCTACCCCGGATATGGTTGCCTGGGTGACATTTGGCTTGTTCGAGGTAAATGTCTGTTCCGGGGTCACCTTGCTGTCCTCTGCACCGGCTACGAGCAGCACCGGCAGTGCCGTAGCTGAGATCACGTCGCGGCGGTCAGGACGCTCACGCATCGCCATTGCCGCTCCGACTGCCCCTTGCGGAGGTGTTCTGTAACCAATTTCCTTTGTGCGTTCGAGAAGCTGCGGAGCAGCTCCCGGTGCAAAGAGGCCCGGTACCAGCCCATCCACAAAAGCGAAGATTCCTTCATTCTGAATCATGCTGACACTTTTCAGACGGTTCTCCCTGGCTTCCCCGCTGTCCGGATAACCGGTAGAGTGAATCAGACCGAATCCCTTCAGACGGGAGGCGTGGCGCTGGGCAAAGGAAAGCGTGATATAGCCGCCAAGGGAATGCCCCAGCAGATAACACTCTGGAATCTCCAGGGCATCAAGCAGAGACAACACATCATCAGCCATCTGGTCTATGCTGTACGCCCCGAGTGGA
This genomic interval carries:
- a CDS encoding alpha/beta fold hydrolase → MEIVRCEGSNICYSDQGTGDVIVLLHGFCGSSSYWEQVIPLLSGNYRVIAPDLRGHGVSDAPLGAYSIDQMADDVLSLLDALEIPECYLLGHSLGGYITLSFAQRHASRLKGFGLIHSTGYPDSGEARENRLKSVSMIQNEGIFAFVDGLVPGLFAPGAAPQLLERTKEIGYRTPPQGAVGAAMAMRERPDRRDVISATALPVLLVAGAEDSKVTPEQTFTSNKPNVTQATISGVGHMSMYEAPERLAEIIKDYVHAAVRK
- a CDS encoding MFS transporter, whose protein sequence is MPASTSESGKTNPFRGFAAPFAKSRAFPFLWLGHLISFLGSSVTMVILPVLVYSLTGSTTTMGVVMAVYMLPNILMLPVSGHIVDRYDRVGIMMLADIFRALIMLATAVLALTGLLSIPLLLILIGCYGLLDGLFQPAYAAVRATVFTPDIRVTANSVTQITTQTVRLIGPALGGLLITHLSAGIGFGLDAFTYVFSFICLIYLRRALIARVRTDASGTAGSMAAPSPSADWKQDFMEGLAVLRSHPWLWITILAFSFINICYGGITSILVPWLFKVQHGWDPYLYGLAVTCSGAGAILAGLIFGTRQRWSRRGLMAYGGAFISGVSLLLLPFVPSAAGAVILFSLEGFGLMVFMLIWEISMQELVPQEAFGRVASLDLLGSFALLPVGYILVGWLADLIGGVATIAIFSGLGMACIALVLSIPAIRNFQ
- a CDS encoding ArsR/SmtB family transcription factor — its product is MNEDKEYQASIQRQPLKVSPEQEKLLESALRIKIMHLLAAEPLTSKQVAEKLEKTPGNVHYHISKLFEGGLLELVRTEAAGGIIQKFYRSKATWFRAENFSGFQFRAEDQVDHFTTRLTLSPEELESFRREMMDFISSWESRVTLGTEYGVDIVIGHLRTPEPEVNP
- a CDS encoding DUF6483 family protein yields the protein MFRRDYIVRMIEDMTAMVAKVMTLKQEKKTTEALWEVDELLIRHFRLNSRLLNSLSVEDIIDMYLLGGVVESDKLQGVARLLKEEGAIYTAAGDKDAGLFRAMRSLHLFLYADLHGADRTLLQMPADIDELLRETQAYSLPAKTERLLLSYMESLGRYAKAEDSLYRLWEQGEDVVQEGKELYSRLLLKSPEELELGGLPEQEVRDGLKEWERRTAAVRQ
- a CDS encoding class I SAM-dependent methyltransferase, yielding MYPVESLNALIEQVMSGRTLITATLSQLRSKGETTYTKVQVKPVELKGKLHYQFAYYTGPKVEHRNIPAESAAAELMSLFREKFRQGLLCTVEADYQVLISKKYKVSILTKSPSKQEAPNLDHNRRKRYVLDEGEPVPFLVELGIMNSEGKVLAKKYDKFRQINRFLEMVEDVLADLPTGRPLTIVDFGCGKSYLTFALYHYLAIREQRELNIVGLDLKADVIEHCSALAAKLGYGKLRFLVGDIADYNELEQVDMVVTLHACDTATDAALEKAVRWGASVILSVPCCQHELFAQIESGVLNPLLSHGILKERFSALATDAIRAKLLDLMGYRTQLLEFIDMEHTPKNILIRAVKGASGDNAAKWREYSAFRDFLGAKPYLERVCTDLLPGESTVQG